The following proteins are encoded in a genomic region of Pangasianodon hypophthalmus isolate fPanHyp1 chromosome 26, fPanHyp1.pri, whole genome shotgun sequence:
- the bcl9 gene encoding B-cell CLL/lymphoma 9 protein isoform X1, whose protein sequence is MLEVQEERAGAAAAAAGTGTASGTAPGATARKERAKDRQEEGQDCSGPAAAANAGSRSARAKATPAAHSHTHTHSHTPSPHQHTTASASVALGLSSMHSSNPKVRNSPSANTQSSPKSKQEAMVRSPPVMSPSSAAQMDSKLPNQGKQGGAGSQSQPSPCEPKALSGSHTPKGPQGSVGSMGLKNGQGLNSGNGAKSKIKRERSTSIESFEQRDTGTPNNEGDQKELGSRAKRLCVAERRQPYSGADWCSGGESDEDDPGFFNCNSNDIKPDPSTLAASTPTHNAVGGQNASSDLGSSQKAGSKVVYVFTTEMANKAAEAVITGRADNIITYHMNNISNGKGGKPQLPLNNQLGPHRNDPKQQGVQSQQQQSSHSSDQNHQAASKAAQPGQPQQQSSAQPVQPQQAAQVAKPASLTQDGPPSGGMDSKSLPSSSPQDGAGSHDGSNPAGTPGSQAPNQAPNAGPQQSFSSLDLPKGADVKLTAQHQQQLAHEIMSSMGDNPEGLSQEQLEHRERSLQTLRDIQRMLFPDDKDMAAMGQGNMGGPPPNASMMEGGPKKPEQGPLQAMIAQSQSLGKPGGPGGPRSEGPPFGPPGPRDMPFSPDDLGPPPQGQGPMNSHPGPGGEHGDHMTPEQMAWLKLQQEFYEEKKRKQEQMQHRPMGDMMLHQGGPRGMMRGPPPPYQMNPGEMWGPGAPEPFPEQMNMGPRGMHPHMQRMPGFSGMMNPDMEGGPNPMPRPGMNWPDDMPKMGDGRGFPPAQGMFGGPGGRVERFPNPQSVQEAMFHQGMGDKQGMGLPPSMMMEMNRVMGNQRPMEPGNGGGMMFPRMPGEGPMSPSSRMEFVKGLGRDIGEFGIGPGNLNVNMGPSPQMMASKMREPQMNMSPEEIMKMRHGGGPMAEAMAPQQKMMQGPPFPDQPHPSDFNMAPNRQFSVMGPQGPGNQRGPRGEPPFATDQRGGNVGGNGRLSHMPPLPPNQPPNSSGPPPNQRNMGRKPSDLSVQSGPANSPNVNPLKSPTLRQVQSPMLGSPSGNLKSPQTPSQLASMLSGQPAAAAAAAAAAASIKSPPMMGSAGASPVHMKSPSLPAPSPGWTSSPKPPMQSPGIPQNKPPLSMTSPNMMGNVEQGGSAPPSAPPSSSSTSQPGSINVPGSLPSSSPYTMPPEPTLSQNPLSIMMSRMSKFAMPSSTPLYHDAIKTVASSDDDSPPARSPNLPSMNNNMPGMGNHHQGHPRMMTPNSSGPMPSLSPMGMSTMGSQPLSHGMPNQMPSPNPMGPNMPPHSGPMGPGMMSHGMMMPPVSQDPGMGNNQMMPQGRMGLPHRGQGFPPGQSPPQQMPFPHNGPGPQGGFPHGMGFQGEGGPMARMGNMAHGPGGEPGMCKPNTPGGQEFNNMPGVFNDSDLHEVMRPGASGIPEFDLSRIIPSEKPSQTLSYFPRGGEAPGGKPPHSSGPPGFPPMQGMIGEGNPRMGLPMQGMGGPPGPGHMGPQDMPMGNPGHNPMRPPGFMGQGMMGPQHRMLSPSQQPGMMGGPGMMQGKERPMYNHPGPVGSPNMMMSLQGMGGPQQTMMMPPQMRPRGMAADLGMGFNSGPGNPGNIMF, encoded by the exons ATGCTGGAGGTGCAGGAGGAGcgagcaggagcagcagcagcagcagcgggaACGGGAACGGCCAGTGGAACGGCGCCGGGCGCCACGGCCAGGAAAGAGCGAGCCAAAGACCGGCAGGAGGAGGGCCAGGACTGCAGTGGCCCTGCTGCAGCCGCCAACGCCGGGTCCCGCAGCGCCCGGGCCAAGGCAACGCCCGCCGcgcactcgcacacacacacacactcacacacgcccAGCCCTCACCAGCACACTACTGCTTCAGCCTCGGTAGCTCTGGGACTGTCGTCAATGCATTCCAGCAACCCCAAAGTGAGAAACTCTCCTTCAGCTAACACGCAGAG CAGTCCAAAATCCAAGCAGGAGGCCATGGTGCGCTCACCACCCGTGATGTCTCCTTCCAGCGCCGCCCAGATGGACTCCAAACTGCCCAATCAGGGGAAACAAGGAGGTGCAGGCAGCCAATCGCAGCCGTCTCCCTGTGAGCCCAAGGCGCTGAGTGGAAGCCACACACCCAAAGGCCCTCAGGGTTCTGTGGGTAGCATGGGACTCAAAAATGGACAGGGCCTGAATTCTGGCAACGGAGCAAAAAGCAAGATCAAGAGGGAGCGAAGCACTTCGATTGAGTCCTTTGAGCAGAGGGACACAGGGACACCTAACAATGAGGGGGACCAGAAAG AACTAGGCAGTAGGGCAAAGAGGTTATGTGTAGCTGAACGACGACAGCCCTATAGTGGAGCTGACTGGTGTTCAGGAGGGGAGAGTGATGAAGATGACCCAGGATTCTTCA ACTGTAACTCCAATGACATCAAGCCAGATCCGAGCACCCTGGCAGCCTCCACGcctacccacaatgctgttggaGGACAAAACGCATCATCAGATTTGGGCAGCAGTCAGAAAGCTGGATCAAAGGTTGTTTACGTCTTCACCACAGAAATGGCAAACAA GGCTGCAGAAGCAGTAATCACCGGCCGTGCAGACAACATAATCACTTATCACATGAACAATATTTCTAATGGCAAGGGTGGCAAGCCACAACTTCCCTTG AACAATCAACTTGGGCCACACAGGAATGACCCCAAGCAGCAAGGGGTACAATCCCAACAACAGCAGTCTTCTCACTCTTCTGACCAGAACCATCAAGCAGCCTCCAAAGCAGCACAGCCAGGCCAGCCACAGCAGCAATCTTCAGCGCAACCAGTCCAACCTCAGCAAGCAGCCCAAGTGGCTAAACCAGCCAGCCTCACTCAGGATGGCCCACCATCAGGAGGCATGGATTCTAAGAGCCTCCCCAGCAGCAGCCCCCAGGATGGTGCTGGATCACATGATGGTAGTAATCCTGCAGGGACTCCTGGTAGTCAGGCTCCCAATCAGGCTCCAAATGCTGGCCCTCAGCAGAGCTTCTCTTCCCTTGACTTGCCCAAAGGAGCAGATGTTAAATTAACAGCCCAGCACCAGCAGCAGCTTGCTCATGAGATCATGTCGAGCATGGGGGACAACCCTGAGGGTCTTTCCCAGGAGCAGTTGGAGCATCGAGAGCGCTCCCTACAGACTTTGCGTGACATCCAACGTATGCTTTTCCCAGATGACAAAGACATGGCAGCCATGGGGCAGGGGAACATGGGTGGACCTCCACCCAATGCTTCCATGATGGAAGGTGGTCCCAAGAAGCCTGAACAGGGGCCACTTCAAGCTATGATTGCTCAGTCTCAGAGCTTGGGGAAACCTGGTGGTCCTGGGGGTCCACGCTCAGAAGGACCTCCCTTTGGGCCACCAGGACCCAGGGACATGCCTTTTTCACCAGATGATCTTGGGCCTCCTCCACAAGGTCAGGGCCCCATGAATTCACATCCCGGACCTGGTGGTGAACATGGTGACCACATGACACCAGAGCAGATGGCCTGGCTGAAGTTACAGCAGGAGTTCTATGAGGAGAAGAAACGCAAACAGGAGCAAATGCAGCACAGACCAATGGGAGACATGATGCTTCATCAGGGTGGCCCACGGGGCATGATGCGCGGGCCACCGCCTCCCTACCAAATGAATCCTGGTGAAATGTGGGGACCTGGGGCCCCAGAGCCATTTCCTGAGCAAATGAACATGGGCCCTAGAGGAATGCATCCACACATGCAGAGGATGCCAGGCTTCTCTGGAATGATGAACCCTGATATGGAGGGAGGGCCTAACCCCATGCCTAGGCCTGGCATGAACTGGCCTGATGACATGCCCAAAATGGGAGATGGAAGGGGGTTTCCGCCAGCACAGGGGATGTTTGGAGGTCCAGGTGGGCGTGTGGAGAGATTTCCCAATCCTCAGTCTGTACAAGAAGCTATGTTCCATCAAGGCATGGGTGACAAGCAAGGTATGGGTCTACCACCAAGCATGATGATGGAAATGAACAGAGTAATGGGGAACCAAAGACCCATGGAGCCTGGGAATGGAGGTGGCATGATGTTTCCCAGAATGCCAGGTGAAGGTCCCATGAGCCCCTCTTCAAGGATGGAGTTTGTGAAAGGTTTGGGGCGTGACATAGGTGAGTTTGGAATCGGACCTGGCAATCTCAATGTCAACATGGGGCCCAGTCCTCAGATGATGGCTTCCAAGATGAGAGAGCCACAGATGAACATGAGTCCAGAGGAGATTATGAAAATGAGACACGGTGGAGGTCCCATGGCTGAGGCCATGGCTCCACAGCAGAAGATGATGCAGGGACCTCCATTTCCTGACCAGCCTCATCCAAGTGACTTCAACATGGCACCAAACCGACAATTCTCAGTCATGGGTCCTCAAGGGCCTGGTAATCAAAGAGGTCCCAGGGGTGAGCCACCTTTTGCCACTGATCAGCGAGGAGGCAATGTAGGTGGCAATGGTCGTCTCAGCCACATGCCACCTTTACCTCCTAACCAGCCTCCCAACAGCTCAGGCCCCCCACCTAACCAGAGGAACATGGGTCGCAAACCCTCAGACTTGAGTGTCCAGTCTGGCCCAGCCAATTCACCCAATGTAAACCCACTTAAATCCCCCACCTTGCGGCAGGTCCAGTCCCCCATGCTAGGCTCCCCTTCGGGTAACCTCAAGTCTCCACAGACACCTTCACAGTTGGCCAGCATGCTTAGTGGGCAGCCAGCAGcggcagcagctgcagcagcggCGGCTGCCTCCATCAAGTCTCCTCCAATGATGGGTTCAGCAGGGGCATCACCCGTCCATATGAAGTCACCGTCACTTCCTGCCCCTTCCCCTGGCTGGACATCCTCGCCCAAGCCGCCCATGCAGAGTCCAGGGATCCCCCAAAATAAACCTCCTCTTAGTATGACCTCACCAAATATGATGGGCAATGTGGAGCAAG GTGGAAGTGCTCCTCCCTCTGCACCCCCTTCAAGTAGTTCTACCAGCCAGCCGGGCTCTATCAATGTCCCAGGAAGTCTTCCGTCCAGCAGTCCTTACACCATGCCACCAGAACCCACGCTATCCCAGAACCCTCTCTCCATCATGATGTCGCGTATGTCCAAGTTTGCTATGCCTAGCTCCACACCCCTTTATCATGATGCCATTAAAACTGTGGCCAGCTCAGATGATGACTCGCCACCTGCAAGATCGCCAAACCTTCCATCCATGAACAATAATATGCCTG GTATGGGAAACCACCATCAAGGCCATCCACGCATGATGACCCCCAACTCATCTGGGCCCATGCCTTCACTCAGCCCTATGGGAATGAGCACCATGGGATCCCAGCCTCTTTCTCACGGCATGCCAAACCAAATGCCTTCACCCAATCCTATGGGCCCTAACATGCCCCCTCACTCTGGGCCCATGGGTCCTGGCATGATGTCTCATGGAATGATGATGCCGCCAGTCTCCCAAGACCCAGGCATGGGTAACAACCAGATGATGCCCCAAGGTCGTATGGGTCTGCCTCACAGAGGACAGGGCTTCCCTCCTGGACAGTCACCACCACAGCAGATGCCATTTCCTCATAATGGTCCTGGGCCTCAGGGTGGCTTCCCACATGGAATGGGCTTCCAGGGAGAGGGGGGTCCAATGGCGAGGATGGGGAATATGGCTCATGGGCCTGGTGGGGAACCAGGAATGTGCAAACCCAACACACCTGGGGGTCAGGAGTTTAATAACATGCCAGGTGTCTTCAATGACTCAGATTTACATGAGGTAATGCGGCCGGGTGCCTCTGGTATTCCAGAATTTGACCTCTCGCGTATTATCCCCTCAGAGAAACCCAGCCAGACTCTGTCTTACTTTCCCCGCGGAGGAGAGGCACCTGGTGGGAAGCCACCTCACTCTTCTGGCCCCCCTGGCTTTCCCCCCATGCAGGGAATGATTGGGGAGGGTAACCCGAGGATGGGCCTCCCCATGCAGGGCATGGGAGGTCCCCCAGGCCCTGGACACATGGGGCCCCAGGACATGCCAATGGGGAATCCTGGTCACAACCCCATGCGGCCACCAGGCTTTATGGGCCAAGGCATGATGGGGCCCCAGCACAGGATGTTGTCACCGAGCCAGCAACCGGGTATGATGGGAGGGCCAGGTATGATGCAAGGCAAGGAGAGGCCTATGTACAACCATCCTGGCCCTGTAGGCTCCCCTAACATGATGATGTCACTACAAGGGATGGGTGGCCCTCAACAGACTATGATGATGCCTCCTCAGATGAGGCCTCGGGGCATGGCAGCAGACCTAGGAATGGGCTTTAATTCAGGCCCTGGGAACCCTGGGAATATAATGTTCTGA
- the bcl9 gene encoding B-cell CLL/lymphoma 9 protein isoform X2, producing the protein MLEVQEERAGAAAAAAGTGTASGTAPGATARKERAKDRQEEGQDCSGPAAAANAGSRSARAKATPAAHSHTHTHSHTPSPHQHTTASASVALGLSSMHSSNPKVRNSPSANTQSPKSKQEAMVRSPPVMSPSSAAQMDSKLPNQGKQGGAGSQSQPSPCEPKALSGSHTPKGPQGSVGSMGLKNGQGLNSGNGAKSKIKRERSTSIESFEQRDTGTPNNEGDQKELGSRAKRLCVAERRQPYSGADWCSGGESDEDDPGFFNCNSNDIKPDPSTLAASTPTHNAVGGQNASSDLGSSQKAGSKVVYVFTTEMANKAAEAVITGRADNIITYHMNNISNGKGGKPQLPLNNQLGPHRNDPKQQGVQSQQQQSSHSSDQNHQAASKAAQPGQPQQQSSAQPVQPQQAAQVAKPASLTQDGPPSGGMDSKSLPSSSPQDGAGSHDGSNPAGTPGSQAPNQAPNAGPQQSFSSLDLPKGADVKLTAQHQQQLAHEIMSSMGDNPEGLSQEQLEHRERSLQTLRDIQRMLFPDDKDMAAMGQGNMGGPPPNASMMEGGPKKPEQGPLQAMIAQSQSLGKPGGPGGPRSEGPPFGPPGPRDMPFSPDDLGPPPQGQGPMNSHPGPGGEHGDHMTPEQMAWLKLQQEFYEEKKRKQEQMQHRPMGDMMLHQGGPRGMMRGPPPPYQMNPGEMWGPGAPEPFPEQMNMGPRGMHPHMQRMPGFSGMMNPDMEGGPNPMPRPGMNWPDDMPKMGDGRGFPPAQGMFGGPGGRVERFPNPQSVQEAMFHQGMGDKQGMGLPPSMMMEMNRVMGNQRPMEPGNGGGMMFPRMPGEGPMSPSSRMEFVKGLGRDIGEFGIGPGNLNVNMGPSPQMMASKMREPQMNMSPEEIMKMRHGGGPMAEAMAPQQKMMQGPPFPDQPHPSDFNMAPNRQFSVMGPQGPGNQRGPRGEPPFATDQRGGNVGGNGRLSHMPPLPPNQPPNSSGPPPNQRNMGRKPSDLSVQSGPANSPNVNPLKSPTLRQVQSPMLGSPSGNLKSPQTPSQLASMLSGQPAAAAAAAAAAASIKSPPMMGSAGASPVHMKSPSLPAPSPGWTSSPKPPMQSPGIPQNKPPLSMTSPNMMGNVEQGGSAPPSAPPSSSSTSQPGSINVPGSLPSSSPYTMPPEPTLSQNPLSIMMSRMSKFAMPSSTPLYHDAIKTVASSDDDSPPARSPNLPSMNNNMPGMGNHHQGHPRMMTPNSSGPMPSLSPMGMSTMGSQPLSHGMPNQMPSPNPMGPNMPPHSGPMGPGMMSHGMMMPPVSQDPGMGNNQMMPQGRMGLPHRGQGFPPGQSPPQQMPFPHNGPGPQGGFPHGMGFQGEGGPMARMGNMAHGPGGEPGMCKPNTPGGQEFNNMPGVFNDSDLHEVMRPGASGIPEFDLSRIIPSEKPSQTLSYFPRGGEAPGGKPPHSSGPPGFPPMQGMIGEGNPRMGLPMQGMGGPPGPGHMGPQDMPMGNPGHNPMRPPGFMGQGMMGPQHRMLSPSQQPGMMGGPGMMQGKERPMYNHPGPVGSPNMMMSLQGMGGPQQTMMMPPQMRPRGMAADLGMGFNSGPGNPGNIMF; encoded by the exons ATGCTGGAGGTGCAGGAGGAGcgagcaggagcagcagcagcagcagcgggaACGGGAACGGCCAGTGGAACGGCGCCGGGCGCCACGGCCAGGAAAGAGCGAGCCAAAGACCGGCAGGAGGAGGGCCAGGACTGCAGTGGCCCTGCTGCAGCCGCCAACGCCGGGTCCCGCAGCGCCCGGGCCAAGGCAACGCCCGCCGcgcactcgcacacacacacacactcacacacgcccAGCCCTCACCAGCACACTACTGCTTCAGCCTCGGTAGCTCTGGGACTGTCGTCAATGCATTCCAGCAACCCCAAAGTGAGAAACTCTCCTTCAGCTAACACGCAGAG TCCAAAATCCAAGCAGGAGGCCATGGTGCGCTCACCACCCGTGATGTCTCCTTCCAGCGCCGCCCAGATGGACTCCAAACTGCCCAATCAGGGGAAACAAGGAGGTGCAGGCAGCCAATCGCAGCCGTCTCCCTGTGAGCCCAAGGCGCTGAGTGGAAGCCACACACCCAAAGGCCCTCAGGGTTCTGTGGGTAGCATGGGACTCAAAAATGGACAGGGCCTGAATTCTGGCAACGGAGCAAAAAGCAAGATCAAGAGGGAGCGAAGCACTTCGATTGAGTCCTTTGAGCAGAGGGACACAGGGACACCTAACAATGAGGGGGACCAGAAAG AACTAGGCAGTAGGGCAAAGAGGTTATGTGTAGCTGAACGACGACAGCCCTATAGTGGAGCTGACTGGTGTTCAGGAGGGGAGAGTGATGAAGATGACCCAGGATTCTTCA ACTGTAACTCCAATGACATCAAGCCAGATCCGAGCACCCTGGCAGCCTCCACGcctacccacaatgctgttggaGGACAAAACGCATCATCAGATTTGGGCAGCAGTCAGAAAGCTGGATCAAAGGTTGTTTACGTCTTCACCACAGAAATGGCAAACAA GGCTGCAGAAGCAGTAATCACCGGCCGTGCAGACAACATAATCACTTATCACATGAACAATATTTCTAATGGCAAGGGTGGCAAGCCACAACTTCCCTTG AACAATCAACTTGGGCCACACAGGAATGACCCCAAGCAGCAAGGGGTACAATCCCAACAACAGCAGTCTTCTCACTCTTCTGACCAGAACCATCAAGCAGCCTCCAAAGCAGCACAGCCAGGCCAGCCACAGCAGCAATCTTCAGCGCAACCAGTCCAACCTCAGCAAGCAGCCCAAGTGGCTAAACCAGCCAGCCTCACTCAGGATGGCCCACCATCAGGAGGCATGGATTCTAAGAGCCTCCCCAGCAGCAGCCCCCAGGATGGTGCTGGATCACATGATGGTAGTAATCCTGCAGGGACTCCTGGTAGTCAGGCTCCCAATCAGGCTCCAAATGCTGGCCCTCAGCAGAGCTTCTCTTCCCTTGACTTGCCCAAAGGAGCAGATGTTAAATTAACAGCCCAGCACCAGCAGCAGCTTGCTCATGAGATCATGTCGAGCATGGGGGACAACCCTGAGGGTCTTTCCCAGGAGCAGTTGGAGCATCGAGAGCGCTCCCTACAGACTTTGCGTGACATCCAACGTATGCTTTTCCCAGATGACAAAGACATGGCAGCCATGGGGCAGGGGAACATGGGTGGACCTCCACCCAATGCTTCCATGATGGAAGGTGGTCCCAAGAAGCCTGAACAGGGGCCACTTCAAGCTATGATTGCTCAGTCTCAGAGCTTGGGGAAACCTGGTGGTCCTGGGGGTCCACGCTCAGAAGGACCTCCCTTTGGGCCACCAGGACCCAGGGACATGCCTTTTTCACCAGATGATCTTGGGCCTCCTCCACAAGGTCAGGGCCCCATGAATTCACATCCCGGACCTGGTGGTGAACATGGTGACCACATGACACCAGAGCAGATGGCCTGGCTGAAGTTACAGCAGGAGTTCTATGAGGAGAAGAAACGCAAACAGGAGCAAATGCAGCACAGACCAATGGGAGACATGATGCTTCATCAGGGTGGCCCACGGGGCATGATGCGCGGGCCACCGCCTCCCTACCAAATGAATCCTGGTGAAATGTGGGGACCTGGGGCCCCAGAGCCATTTCCTGAGCAAATGAACATGGGCCCTAGAGGAATGCATCCACACATGCAGAGGATGCCAGGCTTCTCTGGAATGATGAACCCTGATATGGAGGGAGGGCCTAACCCCATGCCTAGGCCTGGCATGAACTGGCCTGATGACATGCCCAAAATGGGAGATGGAAGGGGGTTTCCGCCAGCACAGGGGATGTTTGGAGGTCCAGGTGGGCGTGTGGAGAGATTTCCCAATCCTCAGTCTGTACAAGAAGCTATGTTCCATCAAGGCATGGGTGACAAGCAAGGTATGGGTCTACCACCAAGCATGATGATGGAAATGAACAGAGTAATGGGGAACCAAAGACCCATGGAGCCTGGGAATGGAGGTGGCATGATGTTTCCCAGAATGCCAGGTGAAGGTCCCATGAGCCCCTCTTCAAGGATGGAGTTTGTGAAAGGTTTGGGGCGTGACATAGGTGAGTTTGGAATCGGACCTGGCAATCTCAATGTCAACATGGGGCCCAGTCCTCAGATGATGGCTTCCAAGATGAGAGAGCCACAGATGAACATGAGTCCAGAGGAGATTATGAAAATGAGACACGGTGGAGGTCCCATGGCTGAGGCCATGGCTCCACAGCAGAAGATGATGCAGGGACCTCCATTTCCTGACCAGCCTCATCCAAGTGACTTCAACATGGCACCAAACCGACAATTCTCAGTCATGGGTCCTCAAGGGCCTGGTAATCAAAGAGGTCCCAGGGGTGAGCCACCTTTTGCCACTGATCAGCGAGGAGGCAATGTAGGTGGCAATGGTCGTCTCAGCCACATGCCACCTTTACCTCCTAACCAGCCTCCCAACAGCTCAGGCCCCCCACCTAACCAGAGGAACATGGGTCGCAAACCCTCAGACTTGAGTGTCCAGTCTGGCCCAGCCAATTCACCCAATGTAAACCCACTTAAATCCCCCACCTTGCGGCAGGTCCAGTCCCCCATGCTAGGCTCCCCTTCGGGTAACCTCAAGTCTCCACAGACACCTTCACAGTTGGCCAGCATGCTTAGTGGGCAGCCAGCAGcggcagcagctgcagcagcggCGGCTGCCTCCATCAAGTCTCCTCCAATGATGGGTTCAGCAGGGGCATCACCCGTCCATATGAAGTCACCGTCACTTCCTGCCCCTTCCCCTGGCTGGACATCCTCGCCCAAGCCGCCCATGCAGAGTCCAGGGATCCCCCAAAATAAACCTCCTCTTAGTATGACCTCACCAAATATGATGGGCAATGTGGAGCAAG GTGGAAGTGCTCCTCCCTCTGCACCCCCTTCAAGTAGTTCTACCAGCCAGCCGGGCTCTATCAATGTCCCAGGAAGTCTTCCGTCCAGCAGTCCTTACACCATGCCACCAGAACCCACGCTATCCCAGAACCCTCTCTCCATCATGATGTCGCGTATGTCCAAGTTTGCTATGCCTAGCTCCACACCCCTTTATCATGATGCCATTAAAACTGTGGCCAGCTCAGATGATGACTCGCCACCTGCAAGATCGCCAAACCTTCCATCCATGAACAATAATATGCCTG GTATGGGAAACCACCATCAAGGCCATCCACGCATGATGACCCCCAACTCATCTGGGCCCATGCCTTCACTCAGCCCTATGGGAATGAGCACCATGGGATCCCAGCCTCTTTCTCACGGCATGCCAAACCAAATGCCTTCACCCAATCCTATGGGCCCTAACATGCCCCCTCACTCTGGGCCCATGGGTCCTGGCATGATGTCTCATGGAATGATGATGCCGCCAGTCTCCCAAGACCCAGGCATGGGTAACAACCAGATGATGCCCCAAGGTCGTATGGGTCTGCCTCACAGAGGACAGGGCTTCCCTCCTGGACAGTCACCACCACAGCAGATGCCATTTCCTCATAATGGTCCTGGGCCTCAGGGTGGCTTCCCACATGGAATGGGCTTCCAGGGAGAGGGGGGTCCAATGGCGAGGATGGGGAATATGGCTCATGGGCCTGGTGGGGAACCAGGAATGTGCAAACCCAACACACCTGGGGGTCAGGAGTTTAATAACATGCCAGGTGTCTTCAATGACTCAGATTTACATGAGGTAATGCGGCCGGGTGCCTCTGGTATTCCAGAATTTGACCTCTCGCGTATTATCCCCTCAGAGAAACCCAGCCAGACTCTGTCTTACTTTCCCCGCGGAGGAGAGGCACCTGGTGGGAAGCCACCTCACTCTTCTGGCCCCCCTGGCTTTCCCCCCATGCAGGGAATGATTGGGGAGGGTAACCCGAGGATGGGCCTCCCCATGCAGGGCATGGGAGGTCCCCCAGGCCCTGGACACATGGGGCCCCAGGACATGCCAATGGGGAATCCTGGTCACAACCCCATGCGGCCACCAGGCTTTATGGGCCAAGGCATGATGGGGCCCCAGCACAGGATGTTGTCACCGAGCCAGCAACCGGGTATGATGGGAGGGCCAGGTATGATGCAAGGCAAGGAGAGGCCTATGTACAACCATCCTGGCCCTGTAGGCTCCCCTAACATGATGATGTCACTACAAGGGATGGGTGGCCCTCAACAGACTATGATGATGCCTCCTCAGATGAGGCCTCGGGGCATGGCAGCAGACCTAGGAATGGGCTTTAATTCAGGCCCTGGGAACCCTGGGAATATAATGTTCTGA